TACGCTGCAAATAAGCTGAAACCAATGGTTGTTGTATTACCTAACGGGCGGGCAATGAAAGACGATCGGGCGGAGGGGGATATCTTTGATAGCGTGAAAGTACAGGCTTTTGCCGATTTTGAACAGGATTTGTTGCATGACCTAATCCCCTACATTCAGAAAAAATATCCCGTTTATACTGACCGGGAAAATCGAGCTTTGGCCGGCCTTTCAATGGGAGGGGGGCAATCCCTGAATTTCGGTCTAACAAACTTAGATACCTTTGCTTGGATCGGGGGATTTTCTTCTGCGCCGAACACAAAAAGCCCAGAAGAACTTGTGCCCGACCCATCCACACTTAAAGACAATTTAAAACTACTGTGGATATCTTGCGGCGATAATGACCGACTTATCACTTTCAGCAAAAGACTACACGATTACCTTGATAGATACAAAATTTCGCATGTTTATTACGTAGAACCAGGTGGACACGATTTTAAGGTTTGGAAGAATGACCTATACCTTTTTAGTCAGCGTTTATTCAGATAATGAGGATCGCGGATTTGTAAAGAGACTACATGTAAAATTCATGATTAAATAAGAAACAAGATTAAATGATGATAAAGTTTCGTAACTATATTTTATTAAGTGGATTGCTGTCAATAGGAGTGCTAACAACTAGTCGTGCTCAGAATCCAGTTGTACAGACGATATATACAGCGGATCCAGCGCCAATGGTTTATCAGGATACGGTTTTCCTTTATACCGGCCATGATGAAGAAGGGGCTACCTTTTTCACGATGAATGATTATAAAGTCTATTCAAGTACGGATATGGTTAACTGGACGGATAGAGGCACCCCGCTATCTTATCAAACTTTCAATTGGGCAAAGGGAGATGCCTGGGCTGCTCATTGTATCGAGCGAGATGGGAAATTTTATTGGTACGTTACGCTGACGGATAAAAAGTTGAACCGACCAGTGATTGGCGTAGCGGTATCAGATCATGCGACCGGCCCCTTTAAGGATGCTTTGGGAAAGCCGCTTGTGGCAGCAAATCAGGGAGACATCGATCCAGCAGCATTTATTGATGACGATGGGCAGGCCTATTTGTATTGGGGGAATCCTAAATTATGGTACGTAAAACTGAATGAGGATATGATTTCCTATGACGGAGCGGTTATGGAGGAGCCATTGACTCCTGAGTCTTTTGGTAAGCGGGAAGGCGACTCCTTACGTTCCACTTTATACGAGGAGGCTCCCTGGCTATATAAAAGGCAAAACACCTATTACCTCTTTTATGCCGCTGGCGGTATTCCGGAGTATTTGGCTTATAGTACGAGCGATAGCCCTGTTGGACCATGGTCTTATCAGGGTGTGGTGATGCCCACAGAAGGGCAGAGTTTTACCAATCACCCCGGTGTGATAGATTTTAAGGGTAACAGCTACTTATTTTATCATAACGGCGCTTTACCTGGTGGGGGTGGTTTTGCACGCTCCGTAGCGGTGGAGCCTTTTAGTTTTGGTGAAGATGGGACAGTGCCGGAACTTAAAATGACTTCTGGAGTGAAAAATGCGATACATCCAGTAGATGCCTTTCGACGTGTAGAGGCAGAAACCATGGCATTTTCCGAAGGTGTAAAAACGGAGGAACAGCCGAAGATTGGAGTTTTCGTTACAAGTATACAAAATGGCGACTGGCTTAAAGTTAGAGGAGTTGATTTAAAAGATGGTGCTGAACGCTTCAAAGCAGCAGTAAAAACTAAGGCGGGTGGCTCAATCGAAATAAGAATGGATGACCCCTCTGGTCCGTTGCTTACTACCTTGAAGGTTGCAGGTGATCACCATTGGCAGGAGTTGACGGCAACCGATCTACAAACAATAAAAGGAATTCATGATTTATACTTTGTGTTTAAAGGAGAAGGGGAGAATGACTTATTTGATTTCGATTACTGGTACTTTGAGTAATCATTGATTTGTATCCAGATGACCGTGGCTTTACCCTGCATTATACATCTTGCTGTCCGATGGAAAGTAATTCCTTCGGACAGCAAGATGATTGAGTATAGTCGTTATTGGGTCAGTTGATCGAATAGGGGATTAAACTGTTGTCACGTTTACTTTATGTCTGTGGGAAGGGTTTCCAGATCGATACGGAAGAAATCAAAATCTGCGTAGCCGCCGATTTCTTTCTGTGCGTAGTTAAACAATGCGAAACGGTATCCCATAAAATGTGGAATGGTATACTTCATTTTCAGGACATCCCCAATTCGTTTCCAATTTTTACCATCCACACTATACGCGAAGACAGCCTCATCTTTTCCTACCTGGAAGTCACACCAGGCCTTGAAAAATACTTTCTTTTCGCTGAAAGATACTTTTTGTATAATTTCTTTTTCTCCTTTTTCTGGATTTTGCATCACAACGGCTGGCTCGCCATTCTTTATTTCGACACCGATTAAGCCGTATTGTTGCTGCAATAGCCCGAGACCTGCGAAATCGCCTTCTTTCATGTTTGAGAAATCAATGGATGTTTCGCCACTGGAGTATGGACCTATTGTACGTTGTGTAAGGGTATTTTTCGCCGACAGAAAGCTGGTGTCTATCCGAATGGTTTTTAACCGCAGGTAACCTTTGCGTTCATTGAGTGACCACGCTGAGTTGTCAGGGTTGTGATTCCATTGCCAAACTAAGGGGAGAGGCTCCGCTCCGCGTTTTCGATCAAATTCATCAGAGTCGACAATTCCCGGAATCAAATCTTTACTAGCAGGAAGATTCAAAACTTCGGGTACTTTACCGTCGATTCCAATTACTGGCCAGTCATTTTGCCACTTTACCGGTACAAGGTAAGGGATGCGTCCAACAGCACCTGCATCCCTGAAAAGATAGGCATACCACTCTCCACCTGGTGTGCTGATCACCCCCCCTTGAGCTACACCTTGATCTTGTAATGCAATCCGCCCTTCATAAGGCCCCGTGAGCTTGTTGGCACGGTGTACCACTACCGTCCGCATACCGCCTTTCGGCCAAGTGATATTAAAGATATAATATTTTCCATTGATTTTGAAGAGCTGGGAACCTTCAGCGGGCAAACCGATGTTATCTCCTGAAGGCGCACTGGCATTTTCAATGAGTACGTGCTCTTTGGTGCCGGGCTTTACTGCGGTGGCGTCCGAAGTGAGCTCGATCATTTTCAGTTTTCCACCACCGTATACCATGTAAACGCGACCATCATCTTCAAAAAACAAGCTATGATCATGATATGCCGGACTGAAAGACGCTACTTTCCACGGACCCTTCTCAATATCCTGAGTACTGTATATATACGTTTTATCGGTGGTCTGTGCAAATGTGCTCACATAATAGGTGCCATTGTGGTACCGGATACTGCTCGCCCACGAACCCCAGCCATAAGTGCTCTGGCCATTTTCAAGGGTCAAGGCGTCAACGCTGTCCAGTGTATCGTAAGCGTAACTGACCATCTCCCAGTTGACGAGGTCTTTAGACTTCATGATCGGCACACCGGGATTCATATGCATAGTTGTGCTACTCATGTAGTAAGTGTCTCCCACACGGATCATGGCGATATCGGGCACATCAGCATAAATGATAGGGTTATGCGCCGATTGTGCAAACGTACAAACAGTCGATAGAAGACAAATGCAAGTAAGGAATAAAATAAAACGTATTTTTCTCATAATAATAGCGGTACAGCAACAAGATACTGATCTTGATGTAATAAAATACGAGAATCTAAAATTATTTCATTAGTACCCTATTTTCAAGAAATCAATATCATGCGCCTGATTGTTTTTTTAAAAGTCTATTTTAAGTACTATATTTAATTCTGAAGGTGCAAATAATATAGTTTGACAAAACCGCTATGCGTTTGCATAGCAGTTTTGTCAAACTGGGACTTGGGTTATTTACATATTTGTTGATTACTGTCCGGCATAACCTGGATTTTGCGAGAACGGCGGCCCTTCTGTCACCAAATCTATCTGTTGTTGTGGGATAGGTCGTAGGAGGTGGAAGTCTCTTACATTGGGTCCGCCTTCAAGATTGTATCTGGAAACCCGGTCTACAAGTGTTTGTGTTCTCGCGAGGTCCCACCAACGTGTATATTCACCATACATTTCCCGTGTACGCTCGTCAAGAATGAAATCAATATCTACATCGCCCGCTGTAATGGTTTGTGCGGTAAGCGCTGCGCTGTATTCTGCCTCAGTCTGGCCTGGCTGATAGGCAGCACGTCTGCGAAGTACGTTCAGCATATCGGCCGCTTCTTGTAGACTGGCACCACCTTTAAATGCAGCCTCAGCAGCGATAAGGTACACTTCAGCAAACCTGTATAGGATGAAAGGCCTATCCGAATAATCGTTCATGTCCACGCGTGTAGAGTCATCCCATTTCCGAAGACTGGGAAACATATTTCCAGTGAAGGGCACCGTTGCGCCCGACAAATGCTCGGGCTCCAGAATTATACCCTTGAAGTTTGCCCTTTCTTCGGCAGATACTACCCGGTCTACACACCAGATGGCAGTATCTACCTGATTGATCAATTGTCCGCGGGGTGTTACTGCGCCTGCACTTCCTGAAGGTGCTTCCGGCATGCTGTTCGACAGCCAAATGGTTTGGAAGGTGCCGTGATAACGACTATCATGAACGCGGTCGGCAAATGCAACATCCAAGATATAGCGCATATTGGGACGAATACGCTGCCATGGCCGTCCGTTGGGTACGTCACGCATAACAAGCGGGTCTCCACCACCTTCTGGATAGTTTGCATTAATAGTCGGATAGTTAGGCCGGAAGAAGAAGTTCGATTTATTTTCGCTAAGTTCCGTAGCACCAGCTCCCGGGGGCGAGTTTTGGCCAAACTTCAGATCGGCCGTACGATCAACGACCATTATCGTTTCCGGACCATATTCATTACCTTCTAGGAAAGCTTCCAAGAAATATGGCCAAAGGTCAAGACCATACAGGCCTTTGTTGTCTATAAGTTCTTTAGCGAGATTATAGGCATTGGTGAAATCTTCCGGTTGTGCCACGTCCGACCAGCCACGCCACAAATAGGTCTTTGCAAGCAGAAACAGGGCAGTAGCTTTATATGCAGGTTTACCCAAGCTCGCATCGGGCTGGTTAGGCAGGTCATTAATAGCAACCGTGAAATCTTCAATAATGGCATTGTAAACCTCGGCTTTGGGGCTACGTGAGTCTGCAGATGATACACTCGTATTGTACTCCAAATGTAGAGGCACATCGCCAAATGTAGTTACGAGATGATAATAGCAGAAAGCCCGGAGAAATCGAGCCTGTGCAAAAAGCCGTGTTTTTTGATCCTCCGGGATATCAGACTCCTCACCAAACTGAAATACACCGTTTAACGTGTTGATATTAATGTACATACTATTCCATAGACCTGCGTAATCATTGGCATTACTTGCCATTAGCGGAGAATAGGTGAAAAAGTGCTGCACGTCTGCGGCAGATCCACGGATCATCTCATCGCTGCCGCCATTGAATAATTGTGTGAATATTTGCGTTCCCCAGTGGCCTCTTAACGAAGAATACACGCCGGCAATACCACCTTCAATACCTTCAGGAGTACGGAAGAAAGCAGGATCGATACTGGCTCGCGGTTGCTCGTCCAGAATCTTGGTGCAACTCGCTTGAAAAATTAGTGCTGTTAAACCGATTAAGATTGCTTTATATTGTGTTTTCATAATTTTTCGTATTGATTTAAAAGTTAAGGTTTACACCAAATATAAACTGCCGGGTAGGAGGAACGCCCATACCAACGGTGATGGCACGTTCAACAACCGGTGTACCGCCAACTGGTGTTCCTACAGCGTTACCATAACCATTTCCTTCAGGATCTATACCTAAGCCGTCGCGTATCAGCGGTGCCCAAAGGATAAATGGATTTTGCGCTGATGCGTAGAGGCGAAGGGAGCCAATGCCGAGATTGGAAAGGTAGCGCTCCGGAATGTTGTAACCAAGGGTAATTGTTCTGAGTTTAATAAACGAGCCATCGCGATAGGATAAGGTACTGGTATATTCCAATGCATCTCTGCTTGCGTCCGGTTGAGGAAAAGCATTTGTTGGATTATCGGGTGTCCAATAGTCGACCTTATACTGGTTAACCCTACTGTTTCCGAAGAAAGGGTAACCCGCCGCACCTCCATCTGCGGTTAGGTAATTGGCAACTACCGTTTGACCAAATCGACCGAAAGCGACGATGTTCAGATCGAAGTTTTTGTAGGAAAAACGATTACTAAGACCTGCAACAAAATCCGGCTGGAAATTACCAATTACCTGACGATCTTCTGCATCGATTATACCATTCTGATCGACGTCTTCGATTTTGATATCTCCAGGAAAAGCACCATATACCGCTGCCTGTTCCGCCTCATGACTTTGCCATATACCAATTTTTTTTACGTCAAAAATTACAGTCATCGGTTGCCCCACGTACCAACCATTACCGATATCTTCAGTAAGGCCGGGTTGTAGCTCCACTATCTTTTCGCGGTTTAAAGAAAAGTTTGCATCGCTCTCCCAACGGAACCCTCCATCGGTATTGACATTAATGCTGGTTAACGTAGCTTCAAAGCCATTTCCAGCTGTTTTTCCTTGGTTGATCAACACAGAATTGGCTCCGTTACTTCTGGGAAGCTCCTTACTTAACAAAATGTCACGGGTGGTGATATTATAATATTCTAGAGCGCCAGAAAGTCGACCGCCAAAGAGACTGAAGTCGAGTCCGATATTATAGCCCTTCGTAGATTCCCATGTTAGGTCAGGATTGGGTAAGGTGTTGAAAACATATCCCCCAACGAGGTTATGATTGGCAAGGGTACCCCGGCCATAATTATAAAAGTTTGACGTTAAGCTACCTATGGTGGTATATGGGCTGATCGTTTGGTTGGAGGATACTCCCCAACCCGCACGGAGCTTCAAATCATTAATAAAACCAACCTGTTGCATGAAGCTTTCCTCACTGACGTTCCATCCAGCGGAAATAGCTGGGTAGGTAAACCATTGGTTTCCGGGTGCAAGTACGGAAGATCCGTCACTTCTTACCGTTGCCGTAATCATGTATTTATTGTCATAAGAATAGAATGCCCGTCCCATGTAGGCCATTAGTCCTCGTTCATTAAATATGCCGGCCTCTGGATTTACGGCGTTAATTAACTGGAAGTTGTAGTCTTGTATGTAGTCTGCCGGTACGCCTTGCCCTTGAAAGCCCTGCTCTTGAAAATGGTTTTTAACTATTTCGAACATCGCAGTACCTTGGATACGATGCTTTTCGGCAAATGTTTTTTCATAGGTCAGCCGGTGATCAATTGTGTATTGCCATTGCTCCGTATTGCGCTGCATGACATTGGATCCAGCGGTTGAGGTGTTTAAGTTGAAGACAGTCCCTGGACCAAAGTAGTCGCTGTTACGTGTCTGGATCCAGTCTAAGGTAAGTGTACTCCTGAATTTTAATTCGTCTAGTATAGACACTTCACCATAAAGATTACTCAATGTTCTAAACCGTCTGGTATGTGCTTTGATTTTATCATTATTTCCGATAGATGTCAAAGGACTCATTTGATTGGCATCGTTTGACTGCTGAAAAGCAGGCATCATGTTGATACTTCCATCTTCGTTATAGGGAAGGTAAAGCGGACTGAGTCTTAGGCCAGCACTATACGCATTGACGCCAACACGATTGGCGTAACTCATGGTATTATTGGTCGTGATACCAATGCGCAGTCGCTTGCTCAATTGATGATCAATGGCTATGCGGAATGATCCGCGGTCAAATCGCTGATCATGGACAATACCCGTCTCCCGGAAGAAACCACCACCGAAACTATACTGCGTGGCTTCATTTCCACCGACCACACTGAGGTTGTGATCCGTTCTTATACCTGTCGTAAGTAGGAGGTTTTGCCAGTCTGTACTGACTCCATTAGCGAGGTTTTGCTGCTCTATGGGCGTTAGCGGGTTGGGGTGGGGGCCATCCGGGTTGGGCTGGCCGCGTCTAGCCGCTTCCTTAAATGCAGCGTATTCTTCTCCGTTAAATACATCATAGGTGTCCAGAGCAGAAGAAATTCCGAAGAAACCATTATATGAAGCTCTCGCTTTGCCTGCCTGTCCGCGTTTTGTCGTGATGATGATAACACCACCAGAGCCTCTTGATCCATAAATAGCAGTCGCTGACGCGTCCTTGAGAATATCCATGGATTCAATATCGTTCGGATTGATATCGTTAATACTGCCCCCTGAAATGGCTATTCCGTCGACTACTAATAGCGGACCGTTCTGTGCATTATTTGCGCCTGACGATGTTGCTAGAGATCGGTTCCCGCGAATCCTAATCTCACCGCCTGTACCGATTTGGTTGCTATTGTTGACAATGTCTACGCCCGCTGCGCGACCCTGGAGCTGATTATAGATGTTTGGTGCACCAACCTCCCGCAAAGTTTCTCCTTTAACGGAAACCGTAGAGCCGGTCAGGTCTTTTTTTCGCTGCGTTCCATAACCGATGACAACAACCTCGTCCATATCTAAAGCCTGCGAGCCAAGTTCAATATTAAAGTTAGCACCGCTGCTGATCACAATTTCACGAGCACGGTAACCCACGCTGGTTACAACTAGAATTTCACCATTATCTGCATCAATAGCAAAATTTCCCTGCTCATTGGAACTTGTGCCGCGGGTAGTCCCCTTGATCTGTATTGTTGCGCCGACAATTGCTTGGCCATCTTCCGTCATTATCCTCCCTTGAATTGCGCTTTGTTGGGCAAAGGTCGGACTGATACCCATTAATAAGAGTATGGGAAGTAGGTAACCGAAACATATCCGGTAGACGCCGGGGGTATTTGTTAGTTTTTTTTCTACATGGTTCATTTTTTTCATTTTAAAAGGTCATCCGGGAAAATTGGTTAATAAAATTTGGTTCTTTTTTGGTATTGTCGATACATTCGCAGTTCCAATACGCAGTATATGTTGATGACACTAATTTTGTTATTGGTCAGCCCCGCCATAAAAGCATAATCCTGCGTAGGTTTAAATCATATTGGTTACACGATTTGGATCTTATTCAAAGCTACAAGAGTATTATGGAGCACTGTTAGTAAGAATGTCTAAATTACCAGTAAAAATGTCTAAATATATGCGTGAGTAGTCTTTTTAGGTAGCTGAGATATTTAATTTTATTTTTAATGCAAACGTTGGAATAATTTTTTAACTTAGCATTTAACTAACGATTATTCGACACTGGTGGGGTTAGCCTCCCAAGAAACCTATTTTATGCGTGCACGGATACTTATTATACCTGAAATAATTATCAAGATGTTATTTGGTGTACTGATTTGTACGCCGATATCTATTCTTAGCCAAGAATTACCACGGAGTTTTAAAACATATTCAGCCGAAGATGGCCTGTCTTCAAGCACAATTTATGATATTTTGAAAGATGAGTTTGGTTTCCTATGGCTTGCTACTGAAGACGGATTAAACCGTTTTGATGGCACGACGTTTAAGAGCTACCGGTATGACCCGCAACAGGCCGGTGGTCTCAGAACTAACCATGTCACGGCATTGCATGAAGGTGGCGATGGTTCGTTGTGGATTGGCACAAATGGTGGAGCACTTAGTTTTTATGATAGAAGTAGAGATTCCATTATCAGCTATGAGGTCGAGATTGACCACCGCGACTTTAGCACTGCAATTACGGCTATTGCATCCGATAACAACGGGTTTGTCTGGGTTGCTTCATATGGTGGGCTATATATTATTGATGCCAAGACCAAACATGTTGTGGATCGTCCGGCATATAATGCGGTAATGAATCAATTGAACGGAATGAACTCCCTAACGCTATTTTACGATAGTCAGGAACGAATGTGGATTGGCACAGATGAGGGGCTATTTCTCTATACAAAAGATTTGACGCTAAACAAGCACTACAGATCTTCAAACGGAATTGAAGGATTAGCCGATAACGAGGTAATGGCTATTGCTGAAGATAGCAAAAAGCGGATGTGGATAGGTACCATGAACGGTATCAGCCTGTTCAACCCAAATGGTAGCCATAATCGAAATTTCAACACAAGCACCACGAATGGGCGGATAAGTAGCAACACGATATATGCTTTGGCTACCGACGGAGATAGCGGTGTCTGGGTGGGTACGGATGAAGGGCTGGATATATTGGATATTTCATCCTTTACCTCTACGCATATTCGACCAAATAGCCGAGAGGTTCACAGTTTAAGCAGTCGGTCTATCCGTTCCATTCTCATTGATCATGCTGGGATTTATTGGATAGGAACATTTCAGGGTGGATTGAATAAATATGACAAGAACTTGAGCCATTTCGTACTGAAGGAGTCTAACCCCTTCGACCCATCTGGCTTACGAGCTCCCGTCGTAACCTCATTTGCCGAACATGAGGGTAATGCTTTTGTTGGAACAGACGGTGGTGGACTCCATTTTTATAATCGCAATTTAGATTTATTTGAACATATAGAACTGGAAAGTTCGACGAACGATCGTCCGCATGATCTTAATATTCTGGCCATGACGATGACCCGTAACGGTAAATTATGGATAGGGACATATCACGATGGACTGTTTGGTTATGATCCGCTCAAGAAAGTAACAAAGCGTTATCACAAAGGGAACAATGCGAAAGACTTAAATCACAATGATGTTTTTTGCGTAAAAGAAG
This Olivibacter sp. SDN3 DNA region includes the following protein-coding sequences:
- a CDS encoding esterase family protein, translated to MITLRFFLLFAVAIWLKPAIGQENIPAAPKGFDEVQEGASKGVIDTITYPSQTVGTTRKALIYLPPGYSETKKYPVLYLLHGIGGDEKEWFNNGSPQVIFDNLYAANKLKPMVVVLPNGRAMKDDRAEGDIFDSVKVQAFADFEQDLLHDLIPYIQKKYPVYTDRENRALAGLSMGGGQSLNFGLTNLDTFAWIGGFSSAPNTKSPEELVPDPSTLKDNLKLLWISCGDNDRLITFSKRLHDYLDRYKISHVYYVEPGGHDFKVWKNDLYLFSQRLFR
- a CDS encoding glycoside hydrolase family 43 protein; this translates as MMIKFRNYILLSGLLSIGVLTTSRAQNPVVQTIYTADPAPMVYQDTVFLYTGHDEEGATFFTMNDYKVYSSTDMVNWTDRGTPLSYQTFNWAKGDAWAAHCIERDGKFYWYVTLTDKKLNRPVIGVAVSDHATGPFKDALGKPLVAANQGDIDPAAFIDDDGQAYLYWGNPKLWYVKLNEDMISYDGAVMEEPLTPESFGKREGDSLRSTLYEEAPWLYKRQNTYYLFYAAGGIPEYLAYSTSDSPVGPWSYQGVVMPTEGQSFTNHPGVIDFKGNSYLFYHNGALPGGGGFARSVAVEPFSFGEDGTVPELKMTSGVKNAIHPVDAFRRVEAETMAFSEGVKTEEQPKIGVFVTSIQNGDWLKVRGVDLKDGAERFKAAVKTKAGGSIEIRMDDPSGPLLTTLKVAGDHHWQELTATDLQTIKGIHDLYFVFKGEGENDLFDFDYWYFE
- a CDS encoding glycoside hydrolase 43 family protein, coding for MRKIRFILFLTCICLLSTVCTFAQSAHNPIIYADVPDIAMIRVGDTYYMSSTTMHMNPGVPIMKSKDLVNWEMVSYAYDTLDSVDALTLENGQSTYGWGSWASSIRYHNGTYYVSTFAQTTDKTYIYSTQDIEKGPWKVASFSPAYHDHSLFFEDDGRVYMVYGGGKLKMIELTSDATAVKPGTKEHVLIENASAPSGDNIGLPAEGSQLFKINGKYYIFNITWPKGGMRTVVVHRANKLTGPYEGRIALQDQGVAQGGVISTPGGEWYAYLFRDAGAVGRIPYLVPVKWQNDWPVIGIDGKVPEVLNLPASKDLIPGIVDSDEFDRKRGAEPLPLVWQWNHNPDNSAWSLNERKGYLRLKTIRIDTSFLSAKNTLTQRTIGPYSSGETSIDFSNMKEGDFAGLGLLQQQYGLIGVEIKNGEPAVVMQNPEKGEKEIIQKVSFSEKKVFFKAWCDFQVGKDEAVFAYSVDGKNWKRIGDVLKMKYTIPHFMGYRFALFNYAQKEIGGYADFDFFRIDLETLPTDIK
- a CDS encoding RagB/SusD family nutrient uptake outer membrane protein, with translation MKTQYKAILIGLTALIFQASCTKILDEQPRASIDPAFFRTPEGIEGGIAGVYSSLRGHWGTQIFTQLFNGGSDEMIRGSAADVQHFFTYSPLMASNANDYAGLWNSMYININTLNGVFQFGEESDIPEDQKTRLFAQARFLRAFCYYHLVTTFGDVPLHLEYNTSVSSADSRSPKAEVYNAIIEDFTVAINDLPNQPDASLGKPAYKATALFLLAKTYLWRGWSDVAQPEDFTNAYNLAKELIDNKGLYGLDLWPYFLEAFLEGNEYGPETIMVVDRTADLKFGQNSPPGAGATELSENKSNFFFRPNYPTINANYPEGGGDPLVMRDVPNGRPWQRIRPNMRYILDVAFADRVHDSRYHGTFQTIWLSNSMPEAPSGSAGAVTPRGQLINQVDTAIWCVDRVVSAEERANFKGIILEPEHLSGATVPFTGNMFPSLRKWDDSTRVDMNDYSDRPFILYRFAEVYLIAAEAAFKGGASLQEAADMLNVLRRRAAYQPGQTEAEYSAALTAQTITAGDVDIDFILDERTREMYGEYTRWWDLARTQTLVDRVSRYNLEGGPNVRDFHLLRPIPQQQIDLVTEGPPFSQNPGYAGQ
- a CDS encoding TonB-dependent receptor; translated protein: MNHVEKKLTNTPGVYRICFGYLLPILLLMGISPTFAQQSAIQGRIMTEDGQAIVGATIQIKGTTRGTSSNEQGNFAIDADNGEILVVTSVGYRAREIVISSGANFNIELGSQALDMDEVVVIGYGTQRKKDLTGSTVSVKGETLREVGAPNIYNQLQGRAAGVDIVNNSNQIGTGGEIRIRGNRSLATSSGANNAQNGPLLVVDGIAISGGSINDINPNDIESMDILKDASATAIYGSRGSGGVIIITTKRGQAGKARASYNGFFGISSALDTYDVFNGEEYAAFKEAARRGQPNPDGPHPNPLTPIEQQNLANGVSTDWQNLLLTTGIRTDHNLSVVGGNEATQYSFGGGFFRETGIVHDQRFDRGSFRIAIDHQLSKRLRIGITTNNTMSYANRVGVNAYSAGLRLSPLYLPYNEDGSINMMPAFQQSNDANQMSPLTSIGNNDKIKAHTRRFRTLSNLYGEVSILDELKFRSTLTLDWIQTRNSDYFGPGTVFNLNTSTAGSNVMQRNTEQWQYTIDHRLTYEKTFAEKHRIQGTAMFEIVKNHFQEQGFQGQGVPADYIQDYNFQLINAVNPEAGIFNERGLMAYMGRAFYSYDNKYMITATVRSDGSSVLAPGNQWFTYPAISAGWNVSEESFMQQVGFINDLKLRAGWGVSSNQTISPYTTIGSLTSNFYNYGRGTLANHNLVGGYVFNTLPNPDLTWESTKGYNIGLDFSLFGGRLSGALEYYNITTRDILLSKELPRSNGANSVLINQGKTAGNGFEATLTSINVNTDGGFRWESDANFSLNREKIVELQPGLTEDIGNGWYVGQPMTVIFDVKKIGIWQSHEAEQAAVYGAFPGDIKIEDVDQNGIIDAEDRQVIGNFQPDFVAGLSNRFSYKNFDLNIVAFGRFGQTVVANYLTADGGAAGYPFFGNSRVNQYKVDYWTPDNPTNAFPQPDASRDALEYTSTLSYRDGSFIKLRTITLGYNIPERYLSNLGIGSLRLYASAQNPFILWAPLIRDGLGIDPEGNGYGNAVGTPVGGTPVVERAITVGMGVPPTRQFIFGVNLNF